Proteins encoded within one genomic window of Humulus lupulus chromosome 1, drHumLupu1.1, whole genome shotgun sequence:
- the LOC133782213 gene encoding endoglucanase 2-like: MGMEAQKEDQTKSKGWLWWLLVLVLAAMVFAAAALTLLDNFKHSKPSGGVPDHPGPIVTEYANALEMAMQFFDIQKSGKLENNRIWWRGDSGLQDGSEEDLDLSKGMYDAGDLVKFGFPMAFTATILSWAILEYGDQMNSVKQLGYAQNSLKWITDYLINAHPSPNVLYIQVGDPRLDHKCWQRPEAMTEKRPIIQINTSFQGTEVAAETAAAMASASLVFKKINSSYSNLLLMHAQQLFTFADTYRGSYSVSIPQVQEFYNSTGYGDELLWAAAWLYHATRDESYLSYVTELNGQAFANWGSSSWFSWDDKHAGTQVLLSRISFFGAKGISVAENINLQMYRKTAEIVMCGLLPDSPTSTSSRTENGLIWVIEWHCLQHSMASAFLAVLYSDYMLTSQTETLYCDGKSFKPEDLRKFAMSQVDYVLGQNPMEMSYLVGYGSSYPQYVHHRGSSIPVDAKTGCKDGFEWLYSPKPNPNAAVGALVGGPFFNETYIDVRNNSMQTEPSTYNNALLVALLSGLVTSSSVVQSFS, from the exons ATGGGTATGGAAGCTCAGAAGGAGGACCAAACCAAGTCCAAGGGCTGGCTATGGTGGCTACTGGTGCTGGTGCTAGCAGCTATGGTGTTCGCGGCGGCTGCGCTCACTCTTCTGGATAATTTCAAACACTCCAAGCCAAGTGGCGGCGTACCGGATCACCCGGGTCCAATCGTTACCGAATATGCAAACGCTCTTGAAATGGCTATGCAATTCTTCGATATTCAAAAAT CTGGTAAGCTTGAGAATAACAGGATTTGGTGGAGAGGTGATTCAGGGCTACAAGATGGGAGTGAGGAGGATTTGGATTTGTCTAAGGGAATGTACGATGCTGGTGATCTTGTTAAGTTTGGGTTCCCTATGGCTTTTACGGCAACGATTTTGTCTTGGGCTATTCTTGAATATGGGGACCAAATGAACTCGGTGAAGCAACTGGGTTATGCTCAAAACTCGCTTAAGTGGATCACTGATTACCTTATCAATGCTCATCCTTCTCCCAATGTGCTCTATATTCAG GTAGGTGATCCTAGATTGGACCACAAGTGTTGGCAAAGACCGGAAGCCATGACAGAGAAAAGACCCATCATACAAATCAACACATCTTTCCAAGGAACAGAAGTTGCAGCAGAAACTGCAGCAGCTATGGCATCAGCTTCTCTTGTTTTCAAGAAAATTAACTCGTCTTACTCTAACCTGCTTCTCATGCATGCCCAGCAGCTCTTTACTTTTGCTGATACTTATCGAGGTTCATACAGTGTGAGCATCCCCCAAGTGCAGGAGTTCTACAACTCAACGGGTTATGGCGACGAGCTATTGTGGGCGGCAGCCTGGTTATACCATGCAACTAGAGACGAGTCATATCTCAGTTATGTAACTGAACTAAATGGGCAAGCATTTGCTAATTGGGGAAGTTCAAGTTGGTTTAGCTGGGATGATAAGCATGCTGGAACTCAG GTTCTGCTGTCCAGAATCAGTTTTTTTGGTGCTAAAGGAATCTCAGTTGCAGAGAACATTAATCTCCAGATGTACAGAAAGACTGCAGAAATAGTCATGTGTGGACTTCTACCTGATTCACCAACATCCACATCCAGCAGAACAGAAA ATGGTTTGATTTGGGTGATAGAGTGGCATTGTCTACAACACTCCATGGCTTCTGCATTCCTAGCTGTGCTTTACAGTGATTACATGCTCACATCCCAGACAGAAACGCTCTATTGTGATGGCAAATCATTCAAGCCAGAAGATCTCCGCAAATTTGCCATGTCACAG GTAGATTATGTGTTGGGCCAAAATCCCATGGAGATGAGCTATCTTGTTGGATATGGTAGTAGCTACCCTCAATATGTCCATCACAGGGGGTCTTCAATTCCAGTTGATGCAAAAACTGGATGCAAAGATGGCTTTGAATGGCTAtactcaccaaaacccaatccaaATGCAGCTGTTGGTGCACTTGTTGGTGGACCTTTTTTCAATGAGACATATATTGATGTTAGGAACAATTCCATGCAAACTGAACCAAGCACTTACAACAATGCTCTCCTTGTGGCCCTTCTCTCTGGATTGGTTACCAGTTCTTCTGTGGTTCAATCTTTTTCATAG
- the LOC133812759 gene encoding uncharacterized protein LOC133812759: MGEGREGDWECSGCRNRNYAFRSFCNRCKQPRILVDNKTPADSKWLPRIGDWICSGCTNNNYASREKCKKCGQPKEVAAMPAIAMPGASLPTYSHYFARVQGGAEQKMNVGLIGNGAFQQSLPLASSWPVAGPDKFGVQPASTWPFGGNPNSGIPYANPTNQLLSVPKGWRNGDWLCSCGFHNYSSRAQCKKCNAFPPALGTKRLASEEFVHDWDNKRLNIGLTHGQLRFPGFEPLVGAIGDSNPIAYTSYPNVNFDVASSLQVPMHLPHQATAPTLLGKGAKQWREGDWMCKSCNNHNYASRSQCNRCQTERDGVSQPVDAS, from the exons ATgggagaagggagagaaggggaCTGGGAATGTAGCGGATGCCGGAACAGGAACTACGCTTTCAGGTCTTTCTGCAATAGGTGTAAGCAGCCTCGTATTCTCGTCGATAATAAGACCCCGGCTGATTCCAAATGGCTCCCTCGAATCGGCGATTGGATCTGCTCCG GTTGCACTAACAACAATTATGCATCAAGAGAAAAGTGCAAAAAGTGCGGGCAACCAAAGGAGGTAGCAGCAATGCCAGCGATTGCAATGCCTGGAGCTTCTCTCCCAACTTATTCGCATTATTTTGCCAGGGTCCAAGGAGGAGCAGAGCAAAAAATGaatgttggattaataggaaatGGTGCTTTTCAACAGTCTCTTCCTCTGGCCTCTAGCTGGCCTGTAGCAGGGCCTGACAAGTTTGGAGTTCAGCCAGCTAGTACTTGGCCCTTTGGTGGAAATCCTAATTCTGGAATTCCATATGCAAATCCTACGAATCAGCTTCTTTCAGTTCCCAAAGGATGGCGCAATGGTGATTGGTTATGTAGCTGTGGTTTCCATAATTACTCTTCCCGTGCACAG TGCAAAAAATGCAATGCTTTTCCACCAG CACTTGGAACAAAGCGCTTAGCTTCTGAGGAGTTTGTGCATGACTGGGACAACAAGAGGTTAAACATAGGACTT ACACACGGCCAACTTCGATTCCCAGGTTTCGAGCCTCTGGTGGGTGCTATTGGTGACTCAAATCCTATAGCATACACTTCCTATCCCAATGTAAATTTTGATGTGGCTTCAAGTTTGCAAGTTCCTATGCACTTGCCGCACCAAGCAACTGCTCCTACACTACTTGGTAAAGG TGCAAAGCAATGGCGAGAAGGCGATTGGATGTGCAAAAGTTGCAACAATCATAATTATGCATCTCGATCACAATGCAATAG ATGCCAAACCGAAAGAGATGGAGTTTCGCAGCCCGTCGATGCCAGTTAA
- the LOC133812760 gene encoding uncharacterized protein LOC133812760 → MEAKLLNSLTRAPPLPTTLSLPNHRLFSHLTRRTLKFSPIHASSSDDTSPASDRAPSQSSQITPPPETVEVRFRRRSSRRQLKKLREEGGDEERFGKAATKTKPAPPVKKWEEMSFAEKAWELYVGEKGALFWLNKFAYASIFIVIGGWILFRFVGPSLNLYQLDSAPLSPGNLFKGS, encoded by the coding sequence ATGGAGGCCAAACTCCTCAATTCTCTCACCCGAGCTCCGCCATTACCGACCACCTTATCTCTCCCAAACCACCGATTATTCTCACATCTCACTCGCCGGACACTCAAATTCAGTCCCATCCATGCCTCCAGCTCCGACGACACCAGTCCGGCGAGCGACCGCGCACCGTCGCAGAGCTCGCAAATAACACCGCCTCCGGAAACCGTCGAGGTGAGATTCCGAAGGCGATCGTCGAGAAGGCAGTTGAAGAAGCTGCGCGAGGAAGGTGGTGACGAAGAGAGGTTTGGAAAGGCGGCGACGAAGACGAAGCCTGCTCCTCCGGTGAAGAAGTGGGAAGAGATGAGCTTTGCGGAGAAGGCGTGGGAGCTCTACGTTGGAGAGAAAGGAGCGTTGTTCTGGCTAAACAAGTTTGCTTACGCTTCGATCTTCATCGTCATCGGAGGATGGATTCTGTTCCGGTTTGTTGGACCGTCGCTCAATCTTTACCAGTTGGATTCTGCTCCTCTTTCTCCTGGTAACTTGTTCAAGGGATCTTGA